Genomic window (Roseivirga sp. 4D4):
CGTGTACTCTTGACTAGCCGTACGGACTATAACCTGATCGCCTGAATAGTCTATGGACTCGACCACTGTCTTATAATTGATTTTGGAAGAGACAGAGGGGAGGATGTATTCCTGGAAGAAGGAATACCAAGAAGAATTGACAAACTTCAGGTCGGGGGCGTCTGAAACCGTATCAATGTCGACTTGGACAGAAGAATCGTTGACAATTTCTCCCAAAACACCCACATTGGTCTCTAGCCATTCGGCCCCAAGCGGTATGGGAAAGTCTGCGAAATCTGTATCTATTCTCATGCGACCACCGTTGATTGAAGATGCTTCAAGAATTTCGAAATCAATATTTAGCTGACTAAGGAGGTAGCCTGCTGACATGCCGCCAGCTCCAGCACCAATAATGACCACTCTGCCATTGAACTCTGGGTTAGGGGCATCATCATTGCTGCACGCATTCAATGAGAGTTGAAATGGGACACCAATGCCCAGGATCCCACACATTTTCACAAAATCTTTTCTATTCATAGCCTCAACCGACTGTTTCCTTGAATTTGGTCACTTGTTAGCGGATAACCAAAATCAATAGGTTTTGGTGAGGTAAAAGTCTTAGAGCTTAACCCCTTTTTAATGCACGCATACACATAAAAGCAGGGAAAGCATTTAACTCGTTGAAATGCTTTGGGTCCAAGGCCTCAAAAGCTTCGACAGGCTTTGGCTCTAATAATTTGTCTAAGGTAAAACCATTCTCAAGTAAGGGGTTTAAACATTCTTGGAGAGGCCTTCTATAACTGTTGATTTCAACTGGCCGGTCGAAACCATTCCAGGTACACTTGACAGGCTCTACTTCAAAGTATCGTTCTGATTTAAAATATAAATGCTCGAAAAATGGGTGTTCAATGGAAATGATCAATTGCCCCTTGGGTTTGAGCACGCGATTGAATTCTCGGATGGTTTGTTCCCAGTTTTCAATATAGTGCATCGCCAAGGCGCTTAGTACTATGTCGAAAGTCTCGTCTGATAAAGAATTCAGCGGTTTTTCAAGGTCATGCACGAAGAAATTACCCCGATTTGGGTTTCGAGCTTTGGAGTTTTCAATCATCTTAGGGCTAAGATCAAAACCTGTGACCTCTGCACCTTGATTCATCAAGATTTCAGCATACTTGCCAGGTCCACAGGCCGCATCTAGGACCTTTTTACCTTTTACATTTCCTACTAAACTCAGGGTGTTTGGGCGATCGTAATAGGCGTTGTGAGGTTTGTGATCTATGTGAGCACTGTAGCTATCGGCCAACTCTTCATAGGCCCGTTTTATCTTTTCCTTCATTTGGTCTTTTTTCGAAGCGCAAAAGTGAGAAGGCTTGGTACTAAGTCTACTTGATCGAAATCAATAAATCAATTCTTTATTTTTAGATCCCATTCGGCCATGCTATCCAGCAGTTCATATGCCGTCCAATCAAACTTTAGAGGAGTAAGGGTAATATAGCCTTGCTGGTAAGCGTATGTATCGCTATTTGTGTCCTTTGCCTTGGCTAAAGCCAATCTTTGCTGGTAGATACTTGTGCTGCCGGAATCGCTCTTCAAAACATAATTACCCATATCAAGATAAGCTTCACCCATTGGCTTAATGGATACGCCCTTCAACTCACCTGCGGGAATATTGATGGAGATAACCACCCCCTTAGGTGCACCATCTTTTTGGTATTTAGATACGATTTGTGCTACAAATTGAGCTGAGGTTTCGGTATTAACACCTCGTACTTCCTGAGAAACTGCAATGGCTGGGACACCATGATATAGAGCTTCCATACCCGCTCCAACCGTTCCTGATAAATGTGAGAGTTTGCCCACATTTGACCCTCGGTTGATCCCAGAGATCACAAGGTCAAAAGGCTTTTCTTTGCCCAGAACTCTTAAACCGAACCTTACGGCATCCGCTGGGCGTCCACTAACGGCATAGCCAAAGAATTCACCTTCTTTCACGATTTTCTCAACCGTCAACTCACGCCCATCAGTCGATTGACTGCTACCGGATTGGTTTTCTGCAGGTGCTGAAATGACAACCTCAACGTTTGGAAGTTTACTAATCTCTTGGCTAAGGGTTTTTATTAAAGGAGAAGATATACCGTCATCATTGGTAATGAGCACTCTGTAGTTTTGTGCTAAACAGCTAATAGAAGAAAAGGTGAGAAGCCAGAAACAGGTTAAGGCTCTTTTGATCGAGGGCATTATGGTCGGGGTTGTCATCCAACCAAGTTAACTAATACTAGATTAAGTTAGCTAATGAAGGTGATAACGGTGTTAAGCCTCCTTGTCAGAATTCATCTTTTCAATGAGTTCTGAAGCCTTATCCACGTCTGCTGGGTTGACAAAAACTCTACTAACATCGACCGAACCAAATCCTGAGATTAACCCGGCATTGGTTTCACTTTTTGTTAGTGATTTTATACCAGCGTCTTCCAAACGCCCTTTGACAATTTTAGATTCAAAATCTGTTCCTTCGAAGATTAAAGTAAGTTCAGCCATAGTCTTTTATTCTTAGCATTTAACGATTGAGACACATTGAGGTTATAAATTAGCCTCAATAGAATCTCAGAACTTTGCCATTATCTGTGCCAAAGACACTTCTAACATAAGCATTTACCGTGACATCCATAGGTACTGGATTGTGTCCAGGGAAGTAACCTTTATACTTTTCATAGGCAGCCTCTACCATACCTAACGAAACGGCATTGATTCTATGTCCATTCTCCATTTCAAGCGCAGCGGCCTGGACAAAGCTGTGAACGCCACCATTGACCATGGCAGCACTTGTAGTCATCAATACGGGATCATCTGCCAAGATCCCGGTGGAAAGGGTAATGGATCCTCCAGGATTCAAGAACTCTCTACCAATACGGGCCACGTTTACTTGTCCCATGAGTTTGCTGCGTAAACCGATATAGTAATCTTCTTCTGAGAGATCGTTAAAGGCAGCCCATTTCGCCTCACCCGCAATACACACAATAGCATCTAGTTTTCCGGTTTTCTCGAATGCTGCACGAATGGAAGCGCTGTCCGCGATATCTATATTGATTTCACCGCTATTTCTTCCCGCAATGATTACTTCGTACGCTTCGGCAAACTTTGTGGCAACTGGATTTCCTATGGTTCCATTTCCACCGATGATGAGTATTCTCATAAGGCTTGAGATTTAAAAAATGTTCGGTTAAGGTAATCGATTTTATCAAGGCAAAGTTCCATTGAGAAGTGATTCTTAAAAATGTAGATCACTAATTGCAACCTAAGTAGACCCTAGATTACACTTAGTTAAACTACAGGTCTTCGAGAGCGGTATTATCATTCATCCAACTCCATTCCACTTCTTCCATAAACCATAAAAATGCATCATGATCGGGGATCCCCCAGTCACTGAAGTCTTGAATACTCTGAAACAGGCGATTGGCATTTTGTAGGTTTGGTTCGTTCAGCACCGACTTGATATTTTCTAGCACAGAGTCTGGCTTATCAGGGCATTTTTCCAAGTAGTGCATCAGCCATTTATGATAGGGATAAAGTACCTTGTTATAAGCCAGAATCAAACGCCCGGCATAGAAGGCTAGTTGAGTCGCGGCTCGTGACTTCGTGTATATATTGTCGTGCCGGTTGGCTTCACCCATTAACCAGTTTTGCATAAAAGCCATTGAATAGAAAGCCTTCAGGCGTTCTTTATGCCCCGTTTCTTGGTAGACAGGTATGCTTTGAACCATGCTAGAAAGGCCATCCAGGTGTGAATATGCAATGAACGCCCCGTCAAAGGCGGCCCGTGATGGCTCATTTCCCTTATTAGCTAGTTCTTGGAGATAAGAATAGCTCACAACTTTACCATCAACAAAACCACCTGGGTAATCGCAAAGATCGGTTCTATTGATAAAGAGATCGCCTTCTGACTTTCTTTTGTCAAACTCATTATCATTTGCAACAATGAAAAAATCAACATCTGAATCGTCTCTGGCACAACCCTTGGCCACGGAGCCACCAATAATCAAAGCATTAAACCTAGTGTCATTCTGATAAGTCTCTACTAGCCGATCAATGGCCTTTTGGTGGTGAGCTCTGATGGATGTTGACATCGGCTTAGAGTGCTATGTAAAGTCTAGTAAGCCTTTATTCAACCACTTCACTAATCTGAAGTACAGGCTGGGTATTTGTATAGTTTGGAATATCTCCCAAAATCTGTTGTGCGCTGGCACCGAAAGACTCCTGGTAGTCGGAAAGCGTGTCAAAATATAGGTAGCCAATGGCTAGATATGGAACAGGCTCATCAGGTGTTCTGCCGCCTATGCCTTTGTCTATTTTGTAAAACTTCATGGGTTTTAAAAGGTCTGCCACCATGGGCATATGCTTCTTGGTATAATAGTCCATGTCAAAAGTATTACCATCGCCATTGGGGTACATGATGGTCACTTTGACCATTCCTTTTTTGTCCTGTACTGAGTCGGTTGATTCAGTTGCGGTATAGCTGATAAGCAGTGTGCTGATGCTAAGCACTAAGAGTGTCGCTTTTAGTTTCATTGTGGTAGGGTTTAGTGGTTTAAAAAATAGCTCCAAGGATGTGTGCTCGGAGTTTGTGCTGATGGAAGATGATAAATACTATTGAATCCGTCAACTTTTGAAGAACTCAGTGAAAGTATTGTAGTATTGCGATTTGGTGGCTAGGCCAAAGGGTGATGTCGAACCTCCAATCCATTAACGCGTGATTATTTGGATTGCACGAGTGGTTGAAACCCACCATAAACCATTCTCGAAGCATTAAAAATCAACCTTGATGGATCGATCAAAGGCGCAACTAAATCGGCCATTCTTGGGTCCTTTGGAACCTGAACATTGGCCTGATCACGAATTTCTTTCGAAGGAAAGACGACCCAGCCAAAAATGATTACTTCGCATTCCTTGGCCTCAACCACTTCCGAGAATGATCGAACACCTTCCAATGATAAATCATCACTGACATATTCAAAGTATGAAAGTGCGCCATGTTCTTTCCAGATTTCAGCAACCCTTTCTGCCACCTGTCTGTATTCGTCTAAATGTACTCTCCGAATTCGCAGGACAAAGCCGTCTATATAGTCTGTCATGGTTCTCATTTTAATATGATACAAACGCGGTTGTAAATGGAAGTTCTCGATAAATCTTCAAAAATCAATCATGGGGCATTTGTGTAATTAAACAAGGCCAATAAAACCCTAGTCATCATTGACTAGATTTTGACTTTCATTTGAGCTTTTCAACCACTCCGTCCAATTAGTCCATCAAAATGATAGGGGCCTTCGCAAGGACACCTCTCCTTAAAAGGAGAGGACTTATGGTAGACATGGCTGGAATCATTTGTAGGTAAAAGAGGCGGTAAGAGGAATTATGACTTCAAAAAGCCGAATGTGCTCAGGAACTCCACGAATCTGCCATCTTTTCTAATCTCTTCCTGAAAGCGAGGGTCTTTGATCAGGTTGGGGTAGGTCCAGGGTTCAGCACAAATAGCCTCAAAACTGATGAAAGAAACAGAGTTGTCAGTCACCTGCTTGTAATAGGTATAGACTTTGCCAGGGTCAATCATATCCGATGCCTGTACTAGAACAGCGCGTTCAACTGCGCCTGTAGGAAAGCTTTTATTCTGAATCACTCGCAACGCTACTTCATCTAGCTTTTGTTTTGCTAACTCCGTATCTCCTTTGAGAAAATCAAGCTTGGGAAGATAGATATCTGGATCAAAAGTGCATACTGAATAAAGGTTTATGGGCTTCAAGACAATGCTTTCTACTTCGTTCAACATCTTCTGACCTTCAGTAGGATCTCCCATAGTCAGCATAAGCCTTGCTTGATTAAGGTTATCATTGGCTACCATGGGGCAAACCCATCCATTATGTCCATCGGCAGTATGAGATGCCATGTGACCTTCCCATTTGTCATGATATTTCTCGAATTCATTGTTGAACATGGCCACCACCATTTCTTTGTTTTTCACAGCTCGTTCATCCCATGGGAATTCTGTAGTTGTACTCTCAAGTGTTGCTTTGAAATCGTTAAAGGAGGAAAGTTTACCATCTTTCAGGAACTGGTAATATTTGGCTTCCACTAAGTAATGCTTTTCCTCAGGATAGTATTTAGCGAGTTTCTCCAGAATTGGAACCATTTTTTCGTATTCACCGAGGACCTCATAGGCAAAAGTCAGCTGAAAACTGATGAATCCATTGTCTTGGGTTAAGGCAAAAGCCTTTTCTAATGCCTCCTTTGATTTGATGGGTTGATCAAAGTAGGTGTAAAGAAATGCTGCTTCTTTTAAAGAGATGTAATCACTCGGATTTTGTTCAATGGCCTTTTCAAAAGCTGAGAGTGCTTTAAGAGGATCTTGTTCAATGTTCTTTAAAATAAATGCCTGTGTTGAAAGGAGGTCTGGGTTATTTGGTGCTAATGCTTGGGCAACCTTAAAAGCTTCATAGGTAGCCTCCTTAGCCTTTTCGGCCTCTTCTTGGTTATTAGGGTCCTTTTTCAGTATGTCATACCTTACACTGTGTATCTCGGCAATCAGCGTCCATGCATTCGTAAATTTAGGATCCGCAGCTACTGCTCTTTCTAAAATAATAAGCCCTTGATTGAACTCATCATAACCAGCATTCGGCTTGGTAACAGTATGTCTTGCCAAT
Coding sequences:
- a CDS encoding DUF1428 domain-containing protein, which codes for MTDYIDGFVLRIRRVHLDEYRQVAERVAEIWKEHGALSYFEYVSDDLSLEGVRSFSEVVEAKECEVIIFGWVVFPSKEIRDQANVQVPKDPRMADLVAPLIDPSRLIFNASRMVYGGFQPLVQSK
- a CDS encoding class I SAM-dependent methyltransferase codes for the protein MKEKIKRAYEELADSYSAHIDHKPHNAYYDRPNTLSLVGNVKGKKVLDAACGPGKYAEILMNQGAEVTGFDLSPKMIENSKARNPNRGNFFVHDLEKPLNSLSDETFDIVLSALAMHYIENWEQTIREFNRVLKPKGQLIISIEHPFFEHLYFKSERYFEVEPVKCTWNGFDRPVEINSYRRPLQECLNPLLENGFTLDKLLEPKPVEAFEALDPKHFNELNAFPAFMCMRALKRG
- the surE gene encoding 5'/3'-nucleotidase SurE; this encodes MPSIKRALTCFWLLTFSSISCLAQNYRVLITNDDGISSPLIKTLSQEISKLPNVEVVISAPAENQSGSSQSTDGRELTVEKIVKEGEFFGYAVSGRPADAVRFGLRVLGKEKPFDLVISGINRGSNVGKLSHLSGTVGAGMEALYHGVPAIAVSQEVRGVNTETSAQFVAQIVSKYQKDGAPKGVVISINIPAGELKGVSIKPMGEAYLDMGNYVLKSDSGSTSIYQQRLALAKAKDTNSDTYAYQQGYITLTPLKFDWTAYELLDSMAEWDLKIKN
- a CDS encoding tetratricopeptide repeat protein, whose translation is MFKFIQELKRRNVIKATISYVVFSYALLQIASLLVGILELDKGINKIVLIILIIALPLWIVFAYIYEWTPSGFKKTNSIAEDKSIHEVTSKKLNHYIIAGLFLLIILLVVDRVFDFTGNIVNKSNSTQVIVVLPFTSEGEDEEEFFSSGIHNDVMTRLSNIDDFRIIARSAVAGYKDYQGDLRTIGDRFDANYILQATVRKNGQRVRVTAALINAKNNQTAWSNVYDGELSDVFELQSDISIKIANQLEANLSQEEKDELKAFPTDNISAYEDYLLARHTVTKPNAGYDEFNQGLIILERAVAADPKFTNAWTLIAEIHSVRYDILKKDPNNQEEAEKAKEATYEAFKVAQALAPNNPDLLSTQAFILKNIEQDPLKALSAFEKAIEQNPSDYISLKEAAFLYTYFDQPIKSKEALEKAFALTQDNGFISFQLTFAYEVLGEYEKMVPILEKLAKYYPEEKHYLVEAKYYQFLKDGKLSSFNDFKATLESTTTEFPWDERAVKNKEMVVAMFNNEFEKYHDKWEGHMASHTADGHNGWVCPMVANDNLNQARLMLTMGDPTEGQKMLNEVESIVLKPINLYSVCTFDPDIYLPKLDFLKGDTELAKQKLDEVALRVIQNKSFPTGAVERAVLVQASDMIDPGKVYTYYKQVTDNSVSFISFEAICAEPWTYPNLIKDPRFQEEIRKDGRFVEFLSTFGFLKS
- a CDS encoding putative signal transducing protein, which encodes MAELTLIFEGTDFESKIVKGRLEDAGIKSLTKSETNAGLISGFGSVDVSRVFVNPADVDKASELIEKMNSDKEA
- a CDS encoding EthD family reductase, producing MKLKATLLVLSISTLLISYTATESTDSVQDKKGMVKVTIMYPNGDGNTFDMDYYTKKHMPMVADLLKPMKFYKIDKGIGGRTPDEPVPYLAIGYLYFDTLSDYQESFGASAQQILGDIPNYTNTQPVLQISEVVE
- a CDS encoding short chain dehydrogenase, giving the protein MRILIIGGNGTIGNPVATKFAEAYEVIIAGRNSGEINIDIADSASIRAAFEKTGKLDAIVCIAGEAKWAAFNDLSEEDYYIGLRSKLMGQVNVARIGREFLNPGGSITLSTGILADDPVLMTTSAAMVNGGVHSFVQAAALEMENGHRINAVSLGMVEAAYEKYKGYFPGHNPVPMDVTVNAYVRSVFGTDNGKVLRFY
- a CDS encoding nucleotidyltransferase domain-containing protein, whose protein sequence is MSTSIRAHHQKAIDRLVETYQNDTRFNALIIGGSVAKGCARDDSDVDFFIVANDNEFDKRKSEGDLFINRTDLCDYPGGFVDGKVVSYSYLQELANKGNEPSRAAFDGAFIAYSHLDGLSSMVQSIPVYQETGHKERLKAFYSMAFMQNWLMGEANRHDNIYTKSRAATQLAFYAGRLILAYNKVLYPYHKWLMHYLEKCPDKPDSVLENIKSVLNEPNLQNANRLFQSIQDFSDWGIPDHDAFLWFMEEVEWSWMNDNTALEDL